One Pseudomonadota bacterium genomic window carries:
- a CDS encoding addiction module protein, with translation MTRLRYNPVTAAAKKLLEDALALPEEDRCRLARALMESVSSESTEGVEEAWRATVLKRIDEVRRGDVKTEPWSEVKQHIRDALNG, from the coding sequence ATGACCCGCCTACGATATAATCCTGTGACTGCAGCTGCAAAGAAGCTCCTGGAGGACGCCCTTGCGCTTCCGGAAGAAGACCGGTGTCGCCTTGCTCGCGCCCTGATGGAGAGCGTGTCTAGCGAGTCGACCGAGGGCGTCGAAGAGGCATGGCGTGCCACGGTTCTGAAGCGCATCGACGAGGTGCGGCGCGGCGACGTGAAGACCGAGCCTTGGTCCGAGGTCAAGCAGCACATTCGTGACGCCCTCAACGGCTGA